The Desmodus rotundus isolate HL8 chromosome 3, HLdesRot8A.1, whole genome shotgun sequence genome includes a region encoding these proteins:
- the ATP13A2 gene encoding polyamine-transporting ATPase 13A2 isoform X1 — protein sequence MSADSSPLVGSMASSYGTLTIGMPLDPLSSSVSSVRLSGYCGSAWRVIGYHAVVWMMAGVPLLLFRWKPVWGVRLRFQPCSLARAETLVIEIRDKEDSSWQLCIVQVQTEAFGDGRLELPPQTQAEDGRSQVAVGVVPEGAWKDTTLLHSGEEAASGQQQVLRYYLFRGQRYIWIEAQQAFCQVSLLDQGRTCDDIHHSRSGLGLHDHAVRKTVYGPNVISVPVRSYPQLLVDEALNPYYGFQAFSIGLWLADQYYWYALCIFLISSISICLSLYKTRKQSQTLRDMVKLSVRVCVCRPGGEEEWVDSSELVPGDCLVLPKEGGLMPCDATLVAGECTVNESALTGESVPVLKTALPEGPVPYCPETHRRHTLFCGTLVLQSRAFIGPHVLAVVTRTGFCTAKGGLVSSILHPRPINFKFYKHSMKFVAALSVLALFGTIYSIFILHRNRVPVNEIVVRALDLVTVVVPPALPAAMTVCTLYAQSRLRSQGIFCIHPLRINLGGKLQLVCFDKTGTLTEDGLDVMGVVPLQGQAFLPLVPEPRRLPMGPLLRALATCHALSRLQDTPVGDPMDLKMVESTGWVLEEGLAADGALGTQVLAVMRPPVQEPPHQGMEEPLVPVSILGRFPFSSALQRMNVVVAWPGAAQPEAYVKGSPELVAGLCSPETVPTNFAQVLQSYTAAGYRVVALAGKSLPITASLEAAQQLTRDTVEQQLSLLGLLVMRNLLKPQTTPVIQALRRTRIRTVMVTGDNLQTAVTVAQSCSMVGPQERLVILRATPPEQGQPASLELLPVESSAAVNGAREPDQVSSYAVEPDPRSSHLALSGSTFGVLMKHFPKLLPKVLVQGTIFARMAPEQKTELVCELQKLQYCVGMCGDGANDCGALKAADVGISLSQAEASVVSPFTSSVASIECVPMVIREGRCSLDMSFSVFKYMALYSLTQFISVLILYTINTNLGDVQFLVIDLVITATVAVLMSRTGPALVLGQARPPGALLSVPVLSSLLLQVALVAGVQLGGYFLTLAQPWFQPLNKTVPAPDNLPNYENTVVFSLSSFQYLILAAAMSKGAPFRQPLYTNVPFLVALVLLGSILVGLLLAPGLLRGPLTLRNISDTCFKLLLLGLVAFNFVGAFMLESMLDHCLPDCLRWLRPKGASKKRFKQLEQELAEQPWLPPTGPRR from the exons ATGAGCGCAG ACAGCAGCCCTCTCGTGGGCAGCATGGCCTCCAGTTACGGGACCCTGACAATAGGGATGCCTCTAGATCCCCTCAGCTCCTCAGTTTCATCCGTG AGGCTCAGCGGCTACTGTGGGAGTGCATGGAGGGTTATAGGCTATCACGCCGTGGTCTGGATGATGGCAGGGGTCCCTTTGCTGCTCTTCCGGTGGAAGCCGGTGTGGGGGGTGCGCCTGCGAttccagccctgcagcctggcccgCGCCGAAACACTCGTCATCGAAATAAGAGACAAAGAG GATAGTTCCTGGCAGCTCTGCATTGTCCAGGTGCAGACTGAGGCCTTCGGCGATGGCCG cctggagctGCCCCCACAGACCCAGGCGGAGGATGGCCGGAGCCAGGTTGCTGTGGGGGTGGTACCGGAGGGTGCGTGGAAGGACACCACCCTGCTCCACAGCGGTGAAGAGGCAGCGAGCGGACAG CAGCAGGTGCTGCGGTACTACCTCTTCCGGGGCCAGCGCTACATCTGGATAGAGGCCCAGCAGGCCTTCTGCCAAGTCAG cctgcTGGACCAGGGCCGCACGTGTGACGACATCCACCATTCCCGCTCCGGCCTCGGCCTCCATGACCACGCCGTGAG GAAGACCGTCTACGGCCCCAACGTGATCAGTGTGCCGGTCAGGTCCTATCCCCAGCTGCTGGTGGATGAG gCACTGAACCCCTACTATGGGTTCCAGGCCTTCAGCATCGGACTGTGGCTGGCTGACCAGTACTACTGGTACGCTCTGTGTATCTTCCTCATCTCCTCCATCTCCATCTGCCTGTCGCTGTACAAGACCAGAAAG CAAAGCCAGACCCTGAGGGACATGGTCAAGCTCTCCGTGCGGGTGTGCGTGTGCCGGCCTGGGGGAG AGGAGGAATGGGTGGACTCCAGCGAGCTGGTGCCCGGAGACTGCCTGGTGCTGCCCAAAGAGGGTGGGCTGATGCCCTGTGACGCCACCCTGGTGGCCGGCGAGTGCACGGTCAACGAGAGTGCTCTGACAG GGGAGAGCGTTCCGGTGCTGAAGACGGCCCTGCCGGAGGGGCCGGTGCCCTACTGCCCAGAGACCCACCGGCGGCACACACTCTTCTGCGGGACCCTCGTCTTGCAGTCCCGGGCCTTCATAGGACCCCACGTCCTGGCAGTGGTGACCCGAACAG ggttctgcacagctaaagggGGGCTGGTGAGCTCCATCTTGCATCCCCGGCCTATCAACTTCAAGTTCTACAAACACAGCATGAAGTTCGTGGCTGCCCTTTCTGTCCTGG CTCTCTTTGGCACCATCTACAGCATCTTCATCCTCCACCGAAACCGG gtGCCAGTGAATGAAATTGTGGTCCGGGCTCTGGACCTGGTGACGGTGGTGGTGCCGCCCGCCCTGCCAGCCGCCATGACCGTGTGCACGCTCTACGCCCAGAGCCGGCTGCGGAGCCAGGGCATCTTCTGCATCCACCCGCTTCGCATCAACCTGGGGGGCAAGCTCCAGCTGGTGTGCTTCGACAAG ACAGGCACCCTCACTGAGGATGGCTTGGATGTGATGGGTGTGGTGCCCCTGCAGGGGCAGGCCTTCCTGCCACTGGTCCCAGAGCCCCGCCGCCTGCCCATGGGGCCCCTGCTCCGAGCACTGGCCACCTGCCACGCCCTCAGCCGGCTCCAGGACACCCCGGTGGGCGACCCTATGGACCTCAAGATGGTGGAATCTACTGGCTGG gtCTTGGAAGAGGGACTGGCTGCCGACGGGGCACTTGGGACCCAGGTCTTGGCAGTGATGAGACCTCCAGTTCAGGAGCCCCCGCACCAGGGCATG GAGGAGCCCTTGGTGCCAGTCAGCATCCTCGGCCGCTTCCCCTTCTCATCAGCCCTGCAGCGCATGAATGTGGTGGTGGCATGGCCAGGTGCCGCTCAGCCGGAGGCCTATGTCAAGGGCTCCCCTGAGCTGGTGGCTGGCCTCTGCAGCCCCGAAACAG TGCCCACCAACTTCGCCCAGGTACTGCAGAGTTACACCGCTGCTGGCTACCGCGTCGTGGCCCTGGCTGGCAAGTCGCTGCCCATCACGGCCAGTCTGGAGGCAGCTCAGCAACTGACCAG GGACACCGTGGAGCAGCAGCTGAGCCTCCTGGGGCTGTTGGTCATGAGGAACCTGCTGAAGCCACAGACAACGCCAGTCATCCAGGCTCTGCGGAGGACCCGCATCCGTACCGTCATGGTGACAG GGGACAACCTGCAGACAGCAGTCACTGTGGCCCAGAGTTGCAGCATGGTGGGCCCCCAGGAGCGTCTGGTCATTCTGCGTGCCACTCCCCCTGAGCAGGGCCAGCCCGCCTCCCTCGAGCTCCTGCCAGTGGAGTCCTCTGCGGCTGTGAACGGGGCAAGG GAGCCTGACCAGGTCTCAAGCTACGCTGTGGAGCCAGACCCCCGATCCAGCCACCTGGCCCTCAGCGGGTCCACCTTTGGTGTCCTTATGAAGCATTTCCCCAAGCTACTGCCCAAG GTCCTGGTCCAGGGCACCATTTTTGCCCGCATGGCTCCTGAGCAGAAGACGGAGCTGGTGTGTGAGCTGCAGAAGCTTCA GTACTGTGTGGGCATGTGCGGGGACGGCGCCAATGACTGCGGGGCCCTCAAGGCGGCCGATGTGGGCATCTCACTATCCCAGGCCGAGGCCTCCGTGGTCTCGCCCTTCACCTCGAGCGTGGCCAGCATCGAGTGTGTGCCCATGGTCATCAG GGAAGGCCGCTGCTCCCTCGACATGTCCTTCAGCGTCTTCAAGTACATGGCCCTGTACAGCCTGACCCAGTTCATCTCCGTCCTGATCCTGTACACG ATCAACACCAATCTGGGCGACGTGCAGTTCTTGGTCATCGACCTGGTCATCACCGCCACCGTGGCTGTGCTCATGAGCCGCACCGGGCCGGCGCTGGTGCTGGGGCAAGCGCGGCCACCAGGGGCCCTGCTCAGCGTGCCTGTGCTGAGCAGCCTGCTGCTGCAGGTGGCCCTGGTGGCCGGCGTGCAGCTGGGGGGCTACTTCCTGACGCTGGCCCAGCCCTG GTTCCAGCCTCTGAACAAGACGGTGCCCGCACCAGACAACCTGCCCAACTACGAGAACACAGTGGTCTTCTCGCTGTCCAGCTTCCAGTACCTCATCCTGGCCGCAGCCATGTCCAAGGGGGCGCCCTTCCGCCAGCCGCTGTACACCAATG TGCCCTTCCTGGTGGCCCTGGTGCTCTTGGGCTCCATCCTGGTGGGCCTCCTCCTGGCCCCCGGCCTCCTGCGGGGGCCACTGACACTGAGGAACATCAGTGACACTTGCttcaagctgctgctgctgggcttgGTCGCCTTCAACTTCGTGGGGGCCTTCATGCTGGAG AGTATGCTGGACCACTGCCTCCCAGACTGCCTGCGGTGGCTGCGGCCCAAGGGGGCCTCCAAGAAGCGTTTCAAGCAGCTGGAGCAGGAGCTGGCTGAGCAGCCCTGGCTGCCACCCACCGGGCCCAGGAGGTAG